The Anaplasma platys genome segment CGTGAGCGAAAAAGACAATGGCATGAAGCTTAAGGCAGAAGCTATTAAAGTTTCATATGGAATAGCTGGAAGGCGTATGAGTGTTTCGCTTCCTAGGGGTTTTGTTGACATTGAAAATGTTAGTGCGTCCTTTGGAGAAGGCTATGGGGATTTGCGTTGTAGCGTTGATCCTGTTTTGGTTGTGGAATGGCGCGATAATCTATTTCTCTCCGCTATTAAGAAGTTGCTGTACAAAAAAGGCGATAAGGGTGCGGAGAATCAGGTAGTTTCCTTTAGCTATGTAGATGCTGATGGAATCAGCTGTAAGGACCTTAACACGGGCAAAGACGTCTCTGTATATAACGATGCTCTCTTTAAATTTGGGGTGCTTGATGATGTTGAGGTACGTGCGGACGCTGAGGTAAACGCTAAAGATCGTCCTGATGGCAAGTTATCACTCAAGCTTTCTGATGTTGTGGTGCGTTTTTTCAAAAATGAGAGGCTTTCTGATGTTTCTATTACTTCCGCTGAATTGCGGGGGGATGACTTTTTGTTGACGCTGAATGGTGGTACTGCGCTGTCAGAAAAATGTGGACCATCTCCACTAGGCGTATGTGAATTTGAACTTACTCTAGGGTTTGAAGGTTATGACAACTTCTGGAAGTTTTTTGAAGAAATATTGCAAAAGAGACAGGTTCTTGATGAGGATAGCGGCTCCTTCATTATGCATAGGTCAATGTTTCAAGGGATCAAGCAGGTCATTCGTGATGTTTCAGTAAAAGGAGACGGAGATAAGCTGGTGCTGGATTTGAGAAAGACGCGCGATGGGAATGTGATGTTAGGCAGCATTACCTTAGCGGAATTTTTCCGCTCTGTGGAAGATGTAGTATCCAAGAGCGAAAATGCTAAAGAGCTACTCGAGGGGAGTGCCAATGATGTTTTGAGTGACTTGGACAAATCTTTGTCATCTGATGTCCTTAGTGGCACGGATTCGTCTGTGGTTCCCGAAGACTTTGAGGCCCCAGTCAAGGAACAGAATGATTAGTGTCTCTAGCCATGAAAATGCAGCTGTTTAGGCCGCATTTGCCTCGTGTAAGTGGGTATATATGTTGCGGGCTAGCCATTGATGGGTTCCTGCATGCGATATGCAGAGCAGGTCTGTCGTTTTTTGTATTTCATAAGGGTATTGCTGGGCCATTGAGTTTCTATGCACAATGTATTTTGATGGCTTTGACTAGCGGGGGATATGGGTCTGGATTTCAGTTAGTAGGCTATTCATACAAGGTTTTTCTCTATATCGTTTCACCGTTGTAAGGCGGTGTTTGTGCAATGCCCTTAATCCGCAGCATGGAAAGCTAGTATACTGTGAGTTCCGTGTTGTTGTGGGGAAACGAGGTTCTATGTTCAAGAAGACGTTTTTCTTCTTTTTTCTCTCCCTTTTTTTTATATGTGAGTTGCATGCTTTTTCTTTAGATGAAGGGGTGCTGAAAGGTGAATTAGAAACCAGAGCAGTGCGTCTATTCAAAATTACAAGGTGTATGATTTGCTCAGGGGAATCTCTTTATGATTCACAATCTTCATTTGCAAGAGAAGTGCGTGCTCTGATTAGAAAGGAAATACTCAAAGGAATGGAAGATGACGAAATACTTTCAAGTCTTAGAGAGCGCTATGGAATGCAAATACTTGCAAAAACGCCTTATGGTCGCGATACGTATCTATTGTGGGTTATCCCTGCGGTTGTTGCTGTGATTTTAGTGATTGCCATGTTTTTAAAGTTATTTATGGTTAGGAACAATAGCGTCTCGCATTAATATACCTAGATTGAAATCACATGCTTTCTAGGCCCTAAAAATCAAGTGTCTTGCTTTTATCCGTCTCCCGCCGCTTCTATTTGGTATGGCGCCCTGTGAACTAAGATCAAGTAATGCTAGCAAACAACGAAATCGGAGTGATCCAACCAGTAAGAGAAGTTGTGAGCATAGCGAGAAAGTATGGAGCAGTAGTACATACAGATGCGGTACAGGCATGTGGCAAGATACCGCTGAGTGTACTGGATCTCGGGGCAGATTTTGTTACAATCTCATCGCATAAGATAGGAGGCATGCCTGGCGCAGGTGCATTGTTATATAACAGCAATAGAGTCGGTATAGTACCTATGCTGCATGGTGGTATGCAGGAAAATGGCTTACGAGCTGGTACTGAAAATGTTCATGCCATCTATTCCATGGCAGTTGCTTTGGAAAACCTTTCGTGTCGTTTAAAGAAAATGGCCGATGTTTTATCGGCTAGGGATTTAATAGAGAGTAGGATAAGGGAAGCATCTGCTACCAGCATTATTTTTGGTTCTGGTGCTGTTAGGCTTCCTAATACTACTTGTGTATCAATGCCAGGAGTGAGCAGTGAAACGCAGCTAATAGGATTTGATAGCAGAGGTATTGCTGTGGGGATTGGATCTGCATGTTCTTCAGGGAAGCGTGATAAATCTCACGTGTTGTCAGCAATAGGAGCTGAGGAAGAGCATATTAAGAGTGCTATCAGGATAAGTCTTGGCCCAGATGTAGATATTGAGCAAGCTAGCAGAATTGCAGACTGTTGGTGCGATTAATGCATTATTGTGTACAACTCATGGTATATTAATTGACACAGCAGGTTTATATTTACACATGAACACTCCAGACAGTAACACTGCTTTCTACTATGTACTTAGCTTTTGTCTATGCCGCGCCACTCACGGTTTTTATCATGAATTCCAAAGATATTAAGTACCCTAAGGACTGAATGATCTACTATATCCATGGTGCTTTGAGGATTATGATAAAACGACGGTACCGGAGGAGCGACTATAGCCCCCATTTCGGTAAGTACAACCATGTTTCTTAAATGTCCCAGATGCAGGGGTGTTTCTCGCACCATTAATACTAGCTTTCGACGTTCTTTTAAAGTCACATCCGCTGCTCTTGTCAGTAGGTTAGAAGCAATACCTGCAGCAATTTCTGACATAGTGTGTACCGAACAGGGGGCAACTATCATTCCCTCGGTAACAAACGAGCCACTAGCAATCGAAGCGGCAATGTCTGAACTATCATGATAATGGGAACAGAATTCTTTTTCCAATTGCTCTGCGGTTATAAGATGTGAACATTCGTGCTTTATGGTCAATCTAGCAGCGTTACTTATTACTAAGTGTACTTCTGTAGTGGTGTTTTTAAGATAGTGGAGTAAACGCACTCCATAAATCGCCCCAGAAGCTCCGCTTATTCCCACAACAATTCTCATTTTTTGCTCCAATA includes the following:
- a CDS encoding cytochrome c-type biogenesis protein CcmH, producing the protein MGKRGSMFKKTFFFFFLSLFFICELHAFSLDEGVLKGELETRAVRLFKITRCMICSGESLYDSQSSFAREVRALIRKEILKGMEDDEILSSLRERYGMQILAKTPYGRDTYLLWVIPAVVAVILVIAMFLKLFMVRNNSVSH
- a CDS encoding UbiX family flavin prenyltransferase, which translates into the protein MRIVVGISGASGAIYGVRLLHYLKNTTTEVHLVISNAARLTIKHECSHLITAEQLEKEFCSHYHDSSDIAASIASGSFVTEGMIVAPCSVHTMSEIAAGIASNLLTRAADVTLKERRKLVLMVRETPLHLGHLRNMVVLTEMGAIVAPPVPSFYHNPQSTMDIVDHSVLRVLNIFGIHDKNREWRGIDKS
- a CDS encoding cysteine desulfurase family protein; protein product: MLANNEIGVIQPVREVVSIARKYGAVVHTDAVQACGKIPLSVLDLGADFVTISSHKIGGMPGAGALLYNSNRVGIVPMLHGGMQENGLRAGTENVHAIYSMAVALENLSCRLKKMADVLSARDLIESRIREASATSIIFGSGAVRLPNTTCVSMPGVSSETQLIGFDSRGIAVGIGSACSSGKRDKSHVLSAIGAEEEHIKSAIRISLGPDVDIEQASRIADCWCD